From the genome of Clostridium sp. BNL1100, one region includes:
- a CDS encoding family 43 glycosylhydrolase, protein MKKVCKIAALLSAITLFIPTVSYADNPIVQTLYTADPAPMVYNDTCYVYTGHDEDTLVNNFFTMNDWRCYSSTDMANWTDNGSPLSYSSFSWAKGDAWAGQCIQKNGKFYYYVPLTPKTGGTAIGVAVSDSPTGPFKDPLGKPLVSTGSGDIDPTVYIDDDGQAYLYWGNPNLYYVKLNQDMVSYSGSIVKVPLTTASFGTRSKTDRPTTYEEGPWFYKRNSLYYMVFAGGPISEHIGYSTSTGPTGPWTYREKIMPTQGSSFTNHPGIVDFKGNSYFFYHNGALPDGGGYHRSVCVEQFKYNTDGTFPTINMTATGPAQVGNLNPYVKTEAETICWESGIETEICSEGGMDVGFIENGDFIKVKGVDFGTGAASFVARVSSATSGGNIELRLDSPTGKLVGTCAVNETGGWQTWVDKTCTVSGAEGIHDLYLKFTGGSGYLFNFNWWKFTKAGNTSVIGDLNGDNSVDAADYAMMKKYLLGLIEDFPAQNDIEAGDLNKDSVIDALDFAVFKKYLLGTIPSLP, encoded by the coding sequence ATGAAAAAAGTATGCAAAATTGCAGCTCTCTTGTCAGCAATTACATTATTTATTCCAACAGTAAGCTATGCAGACAATCCAATAGTGCAGACTTTATATACTGCCGATCCGGCACCTATGGTATATAACGATACTTGCTACGTTTACACAGGACATGATGAGGATACATTGGTTAATAATTTCTTTACTATGAATGACTGGAGATGCTACTCCTCAACTGATATGGCAAACTGGACAGATAATGGTTCGCCACTGTCATACTCTTCGTTCAGTTGGGCAAAAGGGGATGCATGGGCAGGCCAATGTATTCAAAAAAACGGAAAGTTTTATTATTATGTTCCTTTGACTCCGAAAACCGGAGGGACGGCAATAGGTGTTGCAGTATCGGATAGCCCTACGGGCCCGTTTAAAGATCCTCTTGGGAAACCATTGGTTAGCACCGGCAGCGGCGACATTGACCCAACAGTATATATCGATGATGACGGACAGGCTTATCTGTACTGGGGTAATCCAAACCTTTACTATGTAAAGTTGAACCAGGATATGGTCTCGTACTCAGGGAGTATTGTAAAAGTACCTTTGACTACTGCGAGTTTCGGAACAAGAAGTAAAACCGACAGACCAACTACATACGAAGAGGGACCATGGTTTTACAAGCGTAATAGTTTATATTATATGGTATTTGCGGGGGGCCCAATATCAGAGCATATAGGTTATTCCACCAGTACCGGGCCTACAGGGCCTTGGACTTATCGTGAGAAAATCATGCCTACCCAGGGCAGTAGTTTCACCAATCATCCTGGGATAGTTGATTTTAAGGGTAATTCCTATTTTTTCTATCACAATGGTGCTTTGCCGGATGGAGGAGGGTATCACCGTTCTGTGTGCGTTGAACAATTTAAGTACAATACCGACGGTACTTTCCCAACAATAAATATGACTGCAACCGGCCCTGCCCAAGTCGGCAATCTTAATCCATATGTTAAAACCGAGGCTGAAACAATCTGCTGGGAATCAGGTATTGAAACGGAAATCTGCAGTGAAGGCGGAATGGATGTAGGCTTTATTGAAAACGGGGACTTCATAAAGGTAAAAGGTGTTGATTTTGGCACAGGTGCAGCATCATTTGTTGCCAGAGTTTCTTCGGCTACCAGCGGTGGAAATATAGAACTACGACTTGACAGTCCTACAGGTAAACTGGTAGGAACTTGTGCGGTTAACGAAACAGGCGGCTGGCAGACTTGGGTCGATAAGACCTGTACTGTAAGCGGTGCAGAAGGCATACATGACTTGTACCTGAAATTTACGGGTGGAAGCGGTTATCTGTTCAATTTTAACTGGTGGAAGTTCACCAAAGCGGGGAACACCTCTGTTATTGGAGACCTCAACGGAGATAACAGCGTGGATGCAGCAGATTATGCCATGATGAAGAAATATCTTCTGGGATTAATTGAAGATTTTCCGGCACAAAACGATATTGAAGCCGGAGACTTAAATAAAGACAGCGTTATTGATGCACTTGATTTTGCAGTTTTTAAAAAATATCTGCTTGGTACAATTCCAAGTTTACCATGA
- a CDS encoding carbohydrate-binding protein encodes MKKNILTKKTIWGMVAFVFAFTLIFTVPDSKVQAATLPTTPPSGYDQVQNNIPHGQVSYINYQSAATNSQRRARIYLPPNYSADKKYSVMYLLHGIGGNEDEWYTNGAPNVILDNLIAAGKIQPFIVVLPNGNATATGVSDGWTNFTKDLIGSLMPYVESHYSVYTDRAHRTVAGLSMGGGQAFNIGLLNLNLFPYVGAFSAAPDTLPNSQLFPDNGTSAQQLLKFLFISYGTTDNLISFGTAVHDFCDSHSIPNTYFLIQGAGHDWNVWKQSLWNYSQMICEKGFTDYTPAAPVSAFTQIEAESFSSQSGVQTETCTEGGLNVGYIENGDYVVYNNVDFGSGATSFQARVASAANGGNIEIRLDSITGTLVGTCAVKGTGDWQTWTDAKCTVSGVTGKHNLYLKFTGGSNYLMNFNWFKFGNTTQTLTGDLNGDASVDATDYALLKKYLLGQINDFPVEDDINAGDMNKDGVIDALDFAVFKKILLGTI; translated from the coding sequence ATGAAAAAAAATATATTAACTAAAAAAACAATTTGGGGAATGGTGGCATTTGTTTTTGCTTTCACTTTGATTTTTACAGTGCCTGATTCCAAGGTGCAGGCTGCAACGCTGCCGACCACACCACCGTCAGGATATGACCAGGTTCAGAACAATATTCCACATGGACAGGTGAGCTACATCAATTATCAGTCAGCAGCAACAAACAGTCAGAGGAGAGCAAGAATTTACCTTCCTCCAAACTACTCAGCCGACAAAAAATACAGTGTAATGTATTTACTGCATGGTATCGGTGGTAATGAAGACGAGTGGTACACTAACGGTGCGCCTAATGTAATTCTTGACAATCTTATAGCCGCAGGTAAAATTCAACCATTTATTGTCGTATTACCAAATGGTAATGCAACAGCAACCGGTGTATCTGACGGTTGGACCAATTTTACAAAAGATTTAATCGGAAGTCTTATGCCGTACGTAGAATCACATTATTCAGTTTACACTGACCGTGCTCACAGGACTGTTGCAGGCCTCTCAATGGGTGGCGGACAAGCATTTAATATCGGACTTCTGAATCTGAACTTGTTCCCCTATGTAGGAGCTTTTTCAGCGGCACCTGATACGCTACCTAATTCCCAACTTTTCCCTGATAACGGAACTTCAGCTCAGCAGTTGTTGAAATTTTTGTTTATTTCCTACGGAACCACTGACAATCTGATTAGTTTTGGTACAGCTGTACATGATTTCTGCGATTCTCATAGTATCCCAAATACCTACTTCCTTATCCAGGGTGCAGGTCATGATTGGAATGTATGGAAGCAGAGCCTGTGGAACTATTCTCAAATGATATGTGAAAAAGGGTTTACAGACTATACTCCTGCTGCACCTGTATCAGCCTTTACACAAATCGAGGCAGAGAGCTTCAGCAGTCAGTCCGGAGTTCAAACCGAAACCTGTACTGAAGGAGGTCTTAATGTAGGGTATATCGAGAATGGTGATTATGTTGTTTATAACAATGTAGACTTTGGAAGTGGTGCAACAAGTTTTCAGGCAAGAGTAGCAAGTGCCGCAAACGGAGGTAATATCGAAATCAGGTTGGATAGCATAACAGGCACGCTGGTAGGAACTTGTGCAGTTAAAGGTACAGGTGATTGGCAGACTTGGACTGATGCAAAGTGTACTGTAAGCGGCGTAACCGGAAAACATAACTTGTATCTTAAATTTACAGGTGGAAGCAACTATCTAATGAATTTTAACTGGTTCAAATTCGGTAATACGACTCAGACTCTTACAGGTGATCTCAACGGAGATGCCAGCGTTGATGCAACAGACTATGCATTGCTGAAAAAGTATCTTCTTGGTCAAATTAATGACTTCCCTGTTGAGGATGATATCAATGCCGGAGATATGAATAAAGACGGTGTAATCGATGCTCTCGACTTTGCCGTTTTCAAAAAAATTCTTCTGGGCACAATCTAA